The proteins below are encoded in one region of Methanosarcina barkeri 3:
- a CDS encoding FprA family A-type flavoprotein, whose product MEIYSVPEIAKDVFWVGAKDWNRRMFDALVPLPQGTSYNAYLVKGEEKTALIDTVNPGFEEEFKEKINLVSSLEKLDYLIMNHAEPDHASAICYIMDRAPGSVLVTTERGVKMASIYNDLPEGRIKVVANGDTIDLGGKTLRFIEAPWLHWPETMFTYLPEDKVLFPCDFFGAHTAQGVYDEDLEDLIPLAKRYYGEIMMPFGKMGTKALEKIKDLDIAVLAPSHGPIYKNPQRIIEPYAKWTAGETENKALIVYVSMWGSTKLMVRTIAETLLKEGVDVRVYDLEVADTGDVARELVDSRAIILGTPTVLAGMHPLALYGTYLVKALNPPAKYGVILGSFGWGGGALKQAGDILVPSKMEVVGTLQVKGKPREEDLKRVEEIGLELARKMKA is encoded by the coding sequence ATGGAGATTTATAGCGTTCCTGAAATTGCTAAAGATGTATTCTGGGTTGGGGCAAAAGACTGGAATCGCAGAATGTTTGATGCTCTGGTTCCGCTGCCTCAGGGAACAAGTTACAACGCTTACCTTGTTAAGGGAGAAGAGAAAACAGCGCTTATTGATACTGTGAACCCTGGTTTCGAAGAGGAGTTCAAAGAGAAAATAAATCTGGTTTCCAGTCTTGAAAAACTGGACTATCTGATTATGAATCATGCCGAACCCGACCACGCCAGTGCAATTTGTTATATCATGGATAGGGCTCCTGGCTCGGTGCTTGTTACCACGGAAAGAGGTGTAAAAATGGCAAGCATTTACAATGACCTGCCGGAAGGCCGGATTAAAGTCGTTGCCAATGGAGATACTATTGATTTAGGGGGTAAAACTCTGCGCTTTATCGAAGCTCCCTGGCTCCACTGGCCTGAAACCATGTTTACATATCTGCCTGAGGATAAAGTACTTTTCCCATGTGATTTCTTCGGAGCTCATACAGCCCAGGGTGTTTATGATGAGGACCTGGAAGACCTTATTCCTCTTGCAAAACGCTACTACGGGGAAATCATGATGCCTTTTGGAAAAATGGGAACAAAGGCTCTTGAAAAAATTAAGGATCTTGATATTGCAGTTCTTGCACCGAGTCACGGACCTATTTACAAAAACCCCCAGCGTATAATTGAGCCCTACGCAAAATGGACTGCAGGTGAGACCGAAAATAAGGCCCTTATTGTCTATGTGAGTATGTGGGGTTCCACAAAATTGATGGTCAGGACAATTGCCGAAACCTTGCTGAAAGAAGGTGTGGATGTCAGAGTCTATGACCTTGAAGTCGCAGACACAGGAGATGTTGCAAGAGAGCTGGTTGATTCCCGCGCTATTATCCTTGGAACTCCGACCGTCCTTGCAGGCATGCATCCTCTTGCCCTTTATGGCACTTACCTGGTAAAAGCTCTCAATCCGCCTGCAAAATACGGAGTTATACTCGGATCTTTTGGCTGGGGCGGAGGTGCTCTGAAGCAGGCAGGAGACATTCTGGTTCCCTCGAAGATGGAAGTTGTTGGAACACTTCAGGTGAAGGGCAAACCCAGGGAAGAAGATCTGAAAAGAGTTGAGGAAATCGGCTTAGAACTCGCCAGGAAAATGAAAGCATAA
- a CDS encoding D-aminoacyl-tRNA deacylase: MKENSNPKNSGSQEKSLLDNTIPKITIICSAPDLASQNIKTHLLNLMEWKLLELPENSGFSAARESQDGRFRLVDIEEMHVFQDGLDRRLESAGLPASLIIFASKHRSKEEVSSLTVHCTGNPSDDARLGGCPKSLAVSSPAAMKSILMEMKRLAEQKGLKYDVTLEVTHHGPTELSVPSLYAEIGSTEVQWKDPEAGEVAAKAILAVSLEKVPVAIGFGGGHYAMRQTGLLFETSISFGHNFPKYKLEFLDEALIRQAIEKSKADFAYFDRKSMKSEERKKISEILEKLGLSVFKESEIREKYGY; encoded by the coding sequence ATGAAAGAAAACAGTAATCCAAAAAACTCAGGGAGCCAGGAAAAAAGCCTCCTTGACAATACTATCCCAAAAATTACAATCATCTGTTCTGCCCCCGACCTTGCCAGTCAGAATATTAAGACCCATCTTTTAAACCTCATGGAATGGAAACTCCTCGAGCTTCCTGAAAACTCCGGATTCTCTGCGGCCAGAGAATCGCAGGACGGAAGATTCAGGCTTGTTGATATTGAGGAAATGCATGTCTTCCAGGACGGACTCGACAGGAGACTCGAAAGTGCAGGGTTGCCAGCTTCCCTTATAATTTTTGCATCCAAACACCGGAGCAAAGAGGAGGTTTCTTCCCTTACCGTACACTGTACAGGGAATCCCTCAGACGATGCAAGGCTTGGAGGCTGCCCTAAGTCTCTTGCAGTTTCTTCTCCGGCTGCTATGAAATCCATTCTTATGGAAATGAAGCGCCTGGCTGAGCAAAAAGGACTGAAGTATGACGTTACTCTTGAAGTGACCCACCACGGGCCTACAGAGCTTTCAGTTCCATCGCTTTATGCCGAAATAGGAAGCACTGAAGTGCAGTGGAAAGATCCTGAGGCAGGCGAGGTTGCTGCAAAAGCTATCCTTGCGGTTTCTCTTGAAAAAGTGCCAGTTGCCATCGGTTTTGGAGGAGGGCATTATGCCATGCGCCAGACCGGACTTTTATTTGAAACCAGTATTTCTTTCGGGCATAATTTTCCCAAATACAAGCTGGAATTTTTGGACGAAGCCCTGATCAGGCAAGCAATTGAGAAATCAAAGGCTGATTTTGCTTATTTTGATCGGAAATCCATGAAAAGCGAAGAAAGAAAAAAGATTTCCGAAATCCTTGAGAAACTGGGACTCAGTGTCTTTAAAGAATCCGAGATCAGGGAAAAATATGGATATTAA
- a CDS encoding APC family permease has product MKGKSELKKELNLIEVTLVGIGNILGAGIYVLMGKAAGLAGNMVWFSFLFAGATATLSALSYMELASMFPRAGAEYGFVRRAFGERIGLFVGLLVIYFVAITSSAVALGFGRYFSTLFGNGYLIGTLGLFIFLSLIMIYGIKESARLAIFISLIEVSGLLIVIYTGLPYLGTVNYFETPDLAGIFEASTLIFFAFLGFEDIVRLSQETKEAEKTTPKALLIAIFFTVFLYICVAVTAVSVLDFRALGLSSVPLADVVAISMGNKAFVLMSWIALFSTMNTVLVVMLGGSRIVYGMADSGSLPNFLSRVHPSYRTPWVAILGVAFLSTLFVLFRDVAIVANIANFMIFIVFFMVNLSLIKLRYTDPGRKRPFKVPLNIGSFPLLPFFGVLSTLFLFFQLSMEVIIYGLVFAGIGVLVVLFRIR; this is encoded by the coding sequence ATGAAAGGGAAATCCGAACTGAAAAAGGAACTGAATCTGATTGAGGTTACTCTGGTAGGAATTGGCAATATTCTCGGAGCCGGAATCTACGTGCTTATGGGAAAAGCCGCAGGGCTTGCAGGCAATATGGTCTGGTTTTCTTTTCTGTTTGCCGGGGCAACAGCCACACTTTCTGCCCTTAGCTATATGGAACTCGCCTCCATGTTCCCAAGAGCTGGAGCGGAATACGGATTTGTGAGAAGAGCTTTTGGAGAACGCATTGGTCTGTTTGTTGGGCTGCTTGTGATATATTTTGTGGCAATAACGAGTTCTGCGGTTGCCCTTGGTTTTGGAAGGTATTTCAGCACCCTTTTTGGAAATGGATATTTAATAGGAACTTTAGGTCTGTTTATTTTTCTTAGCCTTATTATGATTTACGGAATCAAGGAATCTGCCAGGCTGGCCATTTTCATAAGTCTTATCGAAGTATCAGGGCTTCTAATTGTAATCTATACGGGTCTCCCTTACCTTGGAACGGTAAATTACTTCGAAACTCCAGATCTGGCAGGAATATTCGAGGCTTCAACCCTGATTTTTTTCGCATTTCTCGGTTTTGAGGATATTGTAAGGCTATCCCAGGAAACAAAAGAAGCCGAAAAGACAACTCCAAAGGCACTGCTTATTGCGATATTTTTTACGGTTTTCCTGTACATATGCGTAGCGGTAACTGCCGTAAGTGTTCTTGACTTTCGTGCTCTCGGACTTTCAAGTGTTCCCCTTGCGGATGTTGTAGCTATTTCTATGGGGAATAAGGCTTTTGTCCTCATGTCCTGGATAGCCCTTTTTTCCACTATGAATACCGTACTTGTGGTTATGCTTGGAGGGTCAAGGATTGTCTATGGTATGGCAGATTCAGGGTCATTGCCTAATTTTCTTTCTAGAGTACATCCCAGTTACCGGACACCATGGGTCGCAATTTTAGGAGTTGCCTTTCTCTCAACTCTGTTTGTACTATTCAGGGATGTTGCAATTGTAGCAAATATTGCTAATTTCATGATTTTTATTGTCTTCTTTATGGTCAATCTCTCTCTGATAAAGCTCCGTTATACTGACCCTGGAAGAAAACGCCCTTTTAAGGTTCCCCTTAATATTGGCAGTTTTCCCCTACTTCCATTTTTTGGAGTCCTTTCTACTTTATTTCTTTTTTTTCAGCTAAGTATGGAAGTTATAATTTACGGTCTCGTGTTTGCAGGAATCGGCGTACTGGTAGTACTGTTCAGAATCAGATAA
- a CDS encoding DUF3147 family protein, with amino-acid sequence MLNIEVLPILLRFLFGGSAVAISAIVAKKFGGRLGGVFAAFPAVYLAAILGLSMDYKGSELLLISEQISKGALVGMLADICCTLAASYFILKSGWKKGLVYSLLLWTLLAPTIYFTCL; translated from the coding sequence ATGCTGAATATTGAAGTACTTCCGATTCTCCTCCGCTTTCTTTTTGGCGGAAGCGCTGTTGCGATTTCCGCAATTGTTGCGAAGAAATTCGGAGGCAGATTGGGGGGAGTTTTTGCAGCTTTTCCAGCAGTATATCTGGCAGCAATTCTGGGCCTGAGCATGGATTATAAGGGAAGCGAACTGCTCCTGATCTCAGAACAGATTTCGAAAGGTGCACTTGTGGGAATGCTGGCAGATATTTGTTGTACTCTTGCCGCAAGTTATTTTATTCTCAAATCCGGGTGGAAAAAAGGGCTTGTTTACTCGCTTCTTCTCTGGACCTTACTTGCTCCTACAATCTACTTCACGTGTTTATAA
- a CDS encoding type III PLP-dependent enzyme, whose translation MRKEHYVFPLEDFASRDDFNRIKKFSRDKETPFLTVDLKKIEQSYDDLVEHMPFAKIHYAVKANPMDEVVLALKNKGSNFDVATVYELDQLLRLGVEPERISYGNTIKKEKDIEYAYEKGVRLYVTDSDSDLKKLARKAPGSRVFFRILTESDGADWPLSKKFGSHPDLIYKLILKAEKLGLEPYGLSFHVGSQQRDIGQWDNAISKCKYLFEAVAEKGIQLKMINLGGGFPAKYQAQAHELETYAGEIRRFLHEDFGEELPEIIIEPGRSLVANAGIIVSEVVMISKKARFNQYKWVYLDIGKFGGLIETLDECIKYPIFCDKKGCAEEVILAGPTCDSMDILYEHHKYSFPHTMREGNRVYIFTTGAYTQSYSSVCFNGFPPLKAYLL comes from the coding sequence ATGAGAAAAGAGCACTATGTGTTCCCGTTGGAGGATTTCGCTTCAAGAGACGATTTTAACAGAATCAAAAAGTTCTCCCGGGATAAAGAAACCCCGTTTTTGACTGTTGACCTGAAGAAGATAGAGCAGAGCTATGACGATCTGGTAGAGCACATGCCCTTTGCAAAAATTCACTATGCTGTAAAAGCTAATCCTATGGATGAGGTTGTGCTTGCCCTGAAGAACAAAGGCTCCAATTTTGATGTGGCAACGGTTTATGAACTTGATCAACTTCTCAGGCTTGGGGTAGAGCCTGAAAGGATCAGTTACGGCAATACTATCAAAAAAGAGAAAGATATAGAATACGCATATGAAAAGGGAGTGAGGCTTTATGTTACTGACTCTGACAGCGATCTGAAAAAGTTAGCTAGAAAAGCCCCGGGTTCCAGAGTATTTTTCCGTATCCTTACTGAGAGCGACGGGGCTGACTGGCCTCTCTCAAAGAAGTTCGGTTCGCACCCTGATCTGATATATAAGCTCATTTTGAAGGCTGAGAAGTTGGGACTTGAGCCTTATGGACTTTCTTTTCATGTTGGTTCTCAGCAGAGAGACATTGGCCAGTGGGACAATGCCATTTCCAAATGTAAGTACCTTTTTGAAGCAGTGGCTGAAAAAGGCATACAGCTAAAAATGATCAACCTTGGTGGAGGTTTTCCTGCAAAATATCAAGCTCAGGCTCATGAACTTGAGACCTATGCCGGAGAAATACGCCGCTTTTTACATGAGGACTTTGGAGAAGAACTGCCTGAGATTATTATAGAGCCCGGACGTTCTTTAGTTGCCAACGCCGGTATAATAGTAAGTGAAGTTGTAATGATCTCCAAAAAAGCCAGATTTAACCAGTACAAATGGGTCTATCTTGATATTGGCAAATTCGGCGGTCTTATAGAAACTCTTGATGAGTGCATCAAATATCCTATTTTCTGTGATAAAAAAGGTTGCGCTGAAGAAGTAATTCTTGCAGGCCCGACCTGCGACAGCATGGATATCCTGTATGAGCATCACAAGTATTCATTCCCTCACACAATGCGCGAGGGAAACCGCGTGTACATTTTCACGACAGGTGCCTATACCCAGAGCTACAGTTCCGTGTGTTTTAACGGTTTTCCTCCTCTCAAGGCTTATCTTCTTTGA
- a CDS encoding chemotaxis protein CheB — protein MIEDGCDNTDNEKEPTGKEEMQRSKEEEPQTIEKISTGEYSVLDVSLDESPKKDFPIVGIGASAGGLAAFEAFFSAMPSDTDPEVAFVLVQHLDPNYKSILSDLIRSFTRMPVYEATNWTDIEPNCVYIIPPNRDMVLRNGVLQLMEPSQPHGHRLPIDIFFSSLAQDKQEKAIGIVLSGTGSDGTKGVQAIKAEGGMVMAQTPESSEYNNMPLSVIATGQVDYVLKPEEMPAHLIAYINYVFGKTRQEASKFEGSMKNIFNFLLIKTGHDFSHYKYGTINRRVERRMAVRNIENMDEYVRYLAQKPAEVEALFHDLLIGVTSFFRNPEAFRALQEQVIPCLFVGKYPESSIRVWVPGCSTGEEAYSIAILLQEQMEILNQNFRVQIFATDIDSKTIEKARSGRYPASIATDISPERLKRFFTLDSDSYYHIRHNIREMVIFSEQDIIKDPPFSKLDLISCRNLLIYMDKELQKKLIPLFHYALNPGGFLFLGPSENVGEFTNLFDTLDRKSKLYIKKGGASSEYFLSIGTFISPSMKIQVRKPSGNVPVEIRPQLRKLTEQTMLKYYAPVSILIDEQGNILYIYGRTGMYLEPALGEVGMNILSMAREGLRSELTTALHRAIINKTPVFYPRVRVKTNGDFTTINLVVRPVERDNDTATWLNLFLVTFEEPLELEQIETKKATSIDSGEKACETDVDLQILKLKKELQAKEESLKASNEELMTSNEELKSANEEMQSVNEELQSTNEELETSREELQSVNEELGTVNIELQNRVAELSQANNDMNNLLAGTGIGTIFVDYQLRIMRFTPPVTRLINLIPSDIGRPVGHIVSNLIGYDRLVEDIKEVLESLTPKDIEVQTKENAWYLLSIRPYRTLENTIEGAVITFTDISEMERIKLKESEAMRRLVAIVHDASDAITLQDMEGNILAWNPKAESIYGWSETEALSMNISSLIPEDRKTEELSIVRKLSQAEVLEPYHTQRITKDGRIVDVWLTATSLVKEAGNVYAITTMERAIKLENNENKS, from the coding sequence GTGATTGAAGATGGGTGTGATAACACGGACAATGAAAAGGAGCCCACAGGCAAAGAAGAAATGCAAAGGTCAAAAGAAGAAGAGCCACAAACTATAGAAAAAATCTCAACTGGAGAATATTCTGTTCTGGATGTATCTTTGGATGAGTCTCCAAAAAAGGACTTTCCAATTGTAGGCATCGGGGCATCGGCTGGTGGGCTAGCTGCATTCGAAGCTTTCTTTTCAGCCATGCCATCAGACACCGATCCCGAAGTGGCTTTTGTCCTGGTACAACATCTGGATCCAAATTATAAAAGCATCCTTTCAGACCTGATCAGGAGCTTTACCAGAATGCCTGTATACGAAGCTACAAATTGGACAGATATTGAACCTAACTGTGTTTACATCATTCCGCCGAACCGCGATATGGTCCTTCGGAATGGTGTGCTCCAGTTGATGGAACCATCCCAACCTCATGGTCATCGCCTACCTATTGATATATTTTTTAGCTCTCTAGCTCAGGACAAACAAGAGAAGGCTATTGGTATTGTACTCTCAGGTACTGGTAGCGACGGCACAAAGGGGGTGCAGGCTATCAAGGCTGAGGGAGGAATGGTAATGGCACAGACGCCCGAGTCCAGCGAATATAACAATATGCCTCTTAGTGTCATTGCCACAGGTCAGGTAGATTACGTCCTGAAGCCTGAAGAAATGCCTGCCCATCTCATTGCCTATATTAACTATGTTTTCGGGAAAACACGCCAAGAAGCCTCAAAATTTGAAGGTTCGATGAAAAATATATTCAATTTCCTTCTTATAAAGACTGGTCATGATTTTTCTCACTATAAGTACGGTACCATCAATCGTCGCGTTGAGCGGCGCATGGCTGTCCGGAATATAGAGAATATGGATGAATATGTACGTTATTTAGCGCAAAAGCCCGCTGAGGTTGAAGCTCTCTTTCATGACCTTTTAATCGGCGTCACCAGTTTTTTCCGTAATCCTGAAGCTTTTAGAGCACTCCAGGAACAGGTTATCCCGTGTCTCTTTGTCGGCAAGTATCCAGAGTCATCAATACGCGTCTGGGTGCCCGGATGTTCAACTGGGGAAGAGGCATATTCCATAGCTATTTTACTTCAGGAACAGATGGAAATCTTGAACCAAAATTTTAGAGTGCAGATTTTCGCCACTGATATTGACAGTAAGACTATTGAAAAAGCTCGGAGTGGCCGCTATCCCGCCAGTATTGCCACCGATATCTCACCTGAAAGACTTAAGCGCTTTTTCACTCTGGATTCAGACAGCTACTACCACATTCGGCACAATATCCGTGAAATGGTTATTTTTTCCGAGCAGGATATTATTAAGGACCCTCCATTCTCTAAGCTTGACCTCATCAGTTGTCGCAACTTGCTGATCTATATGGACAAAGAACTGCAGAAGAAACTCATTCCTCTCTTCCACTATGCACTGAACCCGGGTGGATTTCTCTTTCTTGGTCCCTCCGAAAATGTGGGTGAGTTCACTAATCTTTTTGACACACTGGATCGCAAGTCAAAACTGTATATAAAAAAAGGAGGCGCTAGCAGTGAGTATTTCCTTTCCATAGGGACTTTTATCTCACCATCGATGAAAATTCAAGTCAGAAAACCTTCAGGTAACGTTCCTGTCGAAATCCGACCTCAACTGCGCAAGCTGACCGAGCAGACAATGCTGAAATACTATGCCCCTGTCAGTATTCTGATCGACGAACAAGGTAATATCCTGTACATTTATGGCCGTACTGGCATGTATCTTGAACCGGCTTTGGGTGAAGTTGGCATGAACATACTGAGTATGGCTCGAGAGGGATTAAGGTCGGAACTGACTACAGCTCTGCACAGAGCCATTATAAATAAAACGCCAGTATTTTATCCCAGAGTGCGAGTTAAAACCAACGGCGATTTTACTACAATTAATCTGGTAGTACGACCTGTAGAACGAGACAATGATACAGCAACCTGGCTAAACTTATTCCTGGTTACTTTTGAGGAACCACTGGAGTTGGAGCAGATCGAAACTAAAAAGGCCACCTCCATAGATTCTGGTGAAAAAGCTTGTGAAACGGATGTGGATTTGCAAATCTTAAAGCTGAAAAAGGAGTTACAGGCCAAGGAAGAAAGCTTAAAAGCTTCCAATGAGGAACTGATGACTTCCAATGAAGAACTTAAATCTGCAAACGAGGAGATGCAGTCAGTCAACGAGGAACTACAGTCAACAAACGAGGAACTGGAGACCTCAAGGGAGGAACTGCAGTCAGTAAATGAGGAACTTGGCACGGTCAATATTGAACTACAAAACAGAGTAGCTGAACTGTCTCAAGCTAATAATGACATGAACAACCTCCTGGCTGGAACAGGCATAGGCACTATCTTTGTGGACTATCAACTACGCATCATGCGCTTCACTCCTCCGGTTACACGTTTGATAAACCTGATCCCGTCAGACATTGGAAGGCCGGTTGGACATATTGTCTCAAACCTTATAGGCTACGATCGCCTGGTAGAGGACATAAAGGAGGTGTTGGAAAGTCTGACACCTAAAGATATTGAAGTCCAGACTAAGGAGAATGCCTGGTATTTACTGAGTATCCGGCCATATCGTACCCTTGAAAACACTATTGAAGGAGCGGTAATTACTTTTACGGATATTTCCGAGATGGAACGGATAAAGCTTAAGGAGTCCGAAGCTATGCGCCGTCTGGTTGCAATAGTGCACGATGCAAGCGATGCTATAACATTGCAGGACATGGAAGGCAATATCCTGGCATGGAATCCAAAGGCAGAGAGCATTTATGGCTGGAGTGAAACCGAAGCACTCTCAATGAATATTAGCAGTCTGATCCCTGAGGATCGGAAAACAGAAGAGTTGTCTATAGTGAGAAAGCTTAGTCAGGCTGAGGTCCTTGAACCTTACCACACCCAAAGAATTACTAAAGATGGCAGGATAGTGGATGTTTGGCTAACTGCCACTTCTCTGGTGAAGGAAGCCGGAAACGTTTATGCAATTACAACCATGGAACGGGCAATCAAATTAGAAAATAATGAGAATAAGAGCTAG
- a CDS encoding glutamine synthetase family protein, with product MKTSSVELNPNKLVQYLNKPASEFTKEDIIKFIKENGIKMLTFRYIGGDGRLKALAFVIRDEEHLDNLLSAGERVDGSSLFTYIEADSSDLYVLPKYRTAFVNPFEEIPTLDILCSYFDKDGNPLASASETVMKKAAQVLTEKTGYELQSMGELEYYIIANKEDVNMAFPAVDQRGYHESNPFTKFDQLRKEAMMYISEAGGKIKYGHSEVGNFTDDKYYYEQNEIEFETDTLENTVDRLLIAKWMLRMLADQYGVIVSFAPKITVGKAGSGLHVHMKLLKDGKTVMVENGGVSDTAKTAIAGLLDIAAGITAFGNRIPTSYLRLVPHQEAPTNICWGDRNRSALIRVPLGWFSEESSKMVAIANPNYSEEFKSHSYKSTFEFRAADPSADLYLLMAAFAVGIRHGFEMDNALDVAKKLYIDVNIFKDEHKDRLAQLEHLPASCYESAQALKELKDIFMEYDVFSEGMINDTVNYLEGLDDNKLSERLYGKNEEIRKLVDSYIHVG from the coding sequence ATGAAAACATCATCCGTAGAACTTAATCCAAATAAACTGGTACAGTACCTCAACAAACCAGCAAGCGAATTCACCAAAGAAGACATTATAAAGTTCATAAAGGAAAACGGCATTAAGATGCTGACTTTCCGCTATATTGGTGGAGATGGGAGACTCAAAGCTCTCGCTTTCGTGATCAGAGATGAAGAGCACCTTGACAACTTGCTTTCCGCTGGTGAGAGAGTCGATGGATCAAGCCTTTTTACATACATCGAAGCAGACTCAAGCGATCTCTATGTCCTTCCTAAATACAGGACTGCCTTCGTGAATCCTTTTGAAGAAATTCCAACCCTGGATATCCTCTGTTCCTACTTTGACAAGGACGGGAATCCTCTCGCGAGTGCTTCCGAAACCGTCATGAAGAAGGCTGCCCAGGTCCTGACTGAGAAGACAGGCTATGAACTTCAGTCAATGGGTGAACTCGAATACTATATCATTGCCAACAAAGAAGATGTCAATATGGCTTTCCCAGCCGTTGACCAGAGAGGATACCACGAATCCAATCCCTTCACCAAATTCGACCAGCTCAGAAAGGAAGCAATGATGTACATTTCCGAAGCTGGCGGAAAAATCAAGTACGGCCACTCTGAAGTCGGAAACTTTACTGATGACAAATACTACTACGAGCAGAACGAAATCGAATTTGAGACTGACACACTTGAGAACACTGTCGACCGTCTGCTTATCGCAAAGTGGATGCTCAGAATGCTTGCCGACCAGTACGGTGTAATTGTAAGCTTTGCTCCGAAGATTACTGTCGGAAAAGCCGGAAGCGGTCTGCACGTCCACATGAAGCTCCTGAAAGACGGAAAGACTGTTATGGTCGAGAATGGCGGAGTTAGTGACACTGCAAAAACTGCAATAGCCGGTCTTCTTGACATTGCAGCAGGAATTACTGCTTTTGGAAACAGAATTCCTACATCCTACCTGCGTCTTGTACCTCACCAGGAAGCTCCTACCAACATCTGCTGGGGAGACAGGAACCGTTCTGCTCTGATCCGTGTGCCTCTTGGCTGGTTCTCTGAAGAATCAAGCAAGATGGTAGCTATCGCCAATCCTAACTATAGTGAAGAGTTCAAGAGCCACAGCTACAAGTCTACCTTTGAATTCCGTGCCGCAGATCCCTCAGCTGACCTCTACCTCCTCATGGCAGCCTTTGCTGTAGGTATTCGCCACGGCTTTGAAATGGACAATGCCCTTGATGTTGCAAAGAAGCTCTATATCGATGTCAACATTTTCAAGGACGAACACAAGGACAGACTTGCCCAGCTTGAGCACCTGCCTGCATCCTGCTATGAGTCCGCTCAGGCCCTGAAGGAACTGAAAGACATCTTCATGGAGTACGACGTATTCTCCGAAGGTATGATCAACGATACCGTAAACTACCTTGAAGGTCTCGACGACAACAAGCTCAGTGAGAGACTCTACGGCAAGAACGAAGAAATCAGGAAACTTGTGGACTCTTACATCCACGTTGGATAA